The proteins below come from a single Chryseobacterium sp. MA9 genomic window:
- a CDS encoding MFS transporter translates to MKHKYLKLLVILFGQLLTIMDIFIINVSIPSIQRDLHASNGEMQFMIAAYLIGFASLLITGGRLGDLYGRKKIYVIGLKAFMVSSIACGISAGAEQLVISRFVQGISGAMMAPQVLSMIQILFTVHSERTKAMGWYGITIGIGTILGQFLGGYFSSLTIMEEPWRLIFLMNIPICLPAVFLSLKLLNESKTSVRQSFNIGGVVALSAGLFCATYALTMSEHEGFHFKNASLMFISAGIIFGFIKNQKRRIQNEQSYLIDFELFRYKNFNLGIVAVSFFFIMLDSYFYILSLFFQDGLKISPLEAGKIIVFQGLGFILASAVSVKLILRYGKKALIAGLSFIIVILILQLFLFRMQTGFPLFWLLLFLHGLGVGSIIPSLANIALSGMSEKLIGNASGVYNTFQQIAAIIGIVAVGSVFYYFLGTKPTVQHYHHAFSVAVLINIICLIFVIVSVFKVPNHVLPEKRCKK, encoded by the coding sequence ATGAAACATAAGTATTTGAAATTATTGGTTATACTATTCGGTCAGTTGTTGACGATTATGGATATTTTTATCATTAATGTATCTATACCTTCCATACAGCGTGACCTTCATGCTTCCAATGGAGAAATGCAGTTTATGATTGCGGCTTACCTTATCGGTTTTGCTTCTTTGCTGATTACCGGAGGAAGATTGGGTGATCTGTACGGAAGAAAAAAGATTTATGTCATTGGATTAAAAGCTTTTATGGTGAGTTCTATTGCCTGCGGAATTTCTGCAGGAGCAGAACAACTTGTCATTTCAAGATTTGTACAGGGGATAAGTGGCGCAATGATGGCTCCGCAGGTACTTTCCATGATTCAGATTTTATTTACTGTTCACAGTGAACGTACAAAAGCAATGGGGTGGTACGGGATCACTATTGGAATAGGTACCATTTTGGGTCAGTTTCTTGGGGGATACTTTTCGTCTCTTACAATTATGGAAGAACCCTGGAGGCTTATTTTTCTGATGAATATTCCTATATGCCTGCCGGCAGTTTTCCTGAGCCTGAAATTATTGAACGAATCTAAAACTTCAGTAAGGCAGTCCTTTAATATTGGAGGTGTTGTAGCACTCTCTGCAGGATTATTCTGTGCTACCTATGCCCTGACGATGTCTGAGCATGAAGGTTTTCATTTCAAAAATGCCTCACTGATGTTCATTTCAGCCGGAATTATTTTCGGTTTTATAAAAAATCAAAAGAGGAGAATACAAAATGAACAATCTTATCTGATTGATTTTGAATTGTTCCGTTATAAAAATTTCAATCTGGGTATCGTAGCAGTTTCCTTCTTTTTTATTATGTTGGATTCTTATTTTTATATCCTGTCACTTTTTTTTCAGGATGGTTTAAAGATAAGTCCGTTAGAAGCCGGAAAAATTATTGTTTTTCAGGGGCTTGGGTTTATACTGGCATCCGCAGTTTCTGTAAAATTGATTTTGAGATATGGAAAAAAAGCCCTGATTGCAGGGCTCAGCTTTATTATTGTTATTCTTATTCTTCAGCTGTTTTTATTCAGAATGCAGACTGGTTTTCCGTTATTCTGGCTGCTGCTGTTTTTACATGGACTGGGAGTGGGGTCAATCATTCCATCGCTGGCCAATATTGCCCTGTCGGGAATGTCTGAAAAGCTGATTGGAAATGCATCCGGGGTTTATAATACCTTTCAGCAGATTGCTGCCATCATTGGAATTGTTGCTGTAGGAAGTGTTTTTTACTATTTTCTTGGAACGAAACCCACAGTACAACATTATCACCATGCGTTCTCAGTTGCAGTATTGATCAACATTATCTGTCTTATTTTTGTAATAGTTTCTGTTTTTAAAGTTCCGAATCATGTTCTCCCAGAAAAGAGGTGTAAAAAATAA
- a CDS encoding YqaE/Pmp3 family membrane protein, translating into MLLAILLPFLSFMVRGKVLTGIICLILQITLIGWLPAAIWAVLSLNNARADKRNDKLIKAMRKNQK; encoded by the coding sequence ATGTTACTAGCCATATTACTTCCCTTCTTATCTTTCATGGTCCGTGGAAAAGTTCTCACCGGAATTATCTGCCTGATTTTACAGATCACTCTGATCGGATGGCTTCCTGCTGCAATCTGGGCTGTACTTTCTTTAAATAATGCAAGAGCAGATAAACGAAATGACAAACTTATTAAAGCAATGCGCAAAAACCAAAAGTAA
- a CDS encoding DUF1801 domain-containing protein — MTIQEQIQDYINSQPEKKRNDMQELHHVILELMPECQLWFLDGKNSENKTVSNPNIGYGFYTIQYTDGKTRDFYQIGMSANTTGISIYVLNIDDKTYLTTTYGDRIGKASVTGYCIKFKALKDINIEILKAAILDGLKG, encoded by the coding sequence ATGACCATCCAAGAACAAATCCAAGACTATATCAACAGTCAGCCTGAAAAGAAACGTAATGATATGCAGGAACTGCACCACGTCATCCTGGAACTTATGCCGGAATGCCAGCTTTGGTTTCTCGATGGTAAAAACAGTGAAAATAAAACAGTTTCCAACCCCAATATCGGATATGGATTCTATACCATTCAATATACCGATGGAAAAACCAGAGATTTTTATCAGATTGGAATGAGTGCCAATACCACCGGAATCTCAATTTATGTTCTCAACATTGATGATAAAACCTATCTGACTACCACCTATGGAGACAGAATAGGTAAAGCCAGCGTAACGGGATATTGCATTAAATTCAAAGCGTTGAAAGATATCAACATTGAAATCCTGAAAGCGGCCATCCTTGACGGGCTTAAAGGATAA
- a CDS encoding NAD-dependent epimerase/dehydratase family protein, giving the protein MTKNHLSLVSGANGHLGNNLVRFLLKQGLPVRAAVRNTNNRMPFEGLNCELVQADITDKASFVKALQGVETFYAVGAAFKLWAKDPKKEIYDVNIAGTRNTIEAAAEAGVKKIVYVSSIAALDYTTLPTRESNGYNPDRRDMYYNSKNDGEKLAFDLAAKLGIELISVMPSAMIGSEAFSPLNVSYGVLKLILNKKIPVDTKITLNWIDVKDVAEGCYLAAEKGRSGERYILANEKCMTITDTTILANQLYPKLKLDIPRSVPKGILFSIAAIMEFTAKLSGKAPVLTRKDISMFSGLQQDFDISKARKELGFNPKSPEQAVKEALDYLMKNPEILKEA; this is encoded by the coding sequence ATGACAAAGAATCATTTAAGTCTTGTTTCCGGTGCAAATGGACATCTGGGAAATAATTTAGTCAGATTTTTACTGAAACAAGGACTGCCGGTGCGTGCCGCAGTAAGGAATACCAATAACAGAATGCCTTTTGAAGGACTGAATTGCGAGCTGGTACAGGCTGATATTACAGATAAAGCTTCTTTTGTAAAAGCCCTTCAGGGTGTGGAGACCTTCTATGCAGTAGGTGCCGCTTTTAAATTATGGGCAAAAGATCCAAAAAAAGAAATCTATGATGTGAATATCGCGGGAACCAGAAATACCATCGAAGCAGCAGCAGAAGCAGGAGTGAAGAAAATAGTATATGTAAGTTCTATTGCTGCTCTTGATTATACAACATTGCCAACAAGAGAAAGTAATGGCTATAATCCGGACCGTAGAGATATGTATTACAATTCTAAGAATGACGGTGAGAAACTGGCTTTTGATCTGGCTGCAAAATTGGGAATAGAACTTATTTCCGTAATGCCTTCTGCGATGATAGGCAGTGAAGCATTTTCTCCATTAAATGTTTCCTATGGAGTATTGAAGCTTATCCTGAACAAGAAAATTCCGGTAGATACCAAAATTACCCTGAACTGGATAGATGTGAAAGATGTGGCGGAAGGATGTTATCTGGCAGCAGAAAAAGGACGTTCTGGTGAACGTTATATTCTGGCCAATGAAAAATGTATGACCATTACTGATACCACTATTTTAGCCAATCAGCTTTATCCTAAATTGAAACTTGATATTCCCCGTTCCGTGCCTAAAGGAATTTTATTCAGTATTGCTGCCATTATGGAATTTACCGCAAAACTTAGTGGGAAAGCTCCGGTACTCACAAGAAAAGATATTAGCATGTTTTCCGGATTGCAGCAGGATTTTGATATTTCCAAAGCAAGAAAGGAGTTGGGATTTAATCCCAAAAGCCCTGAACAGGCAGTGAAAGAAGCATTGGATTATCTAATGAAAAACCCTGAAATTTTAAAAGAGGCCTGA
- a CDS encoding AraC family transcriptional regulator, whose amino-acid sequence MELQPEYNEFRISVPQEFENVFTHFYFAENTSETSVTKTLLPTYQTILLFCFGKSATMSTREKTIISVDKCTVFGPARQSFEYTLPAGCSILVANFKDDAFFRFFGKISIEQSVRHPDELLEENCFTDLWYQLTQLDSTVEQVNYILDFCKPYLQDRDITGQLLSSFDNGLLNPVKVIAEQTQQTERNIQRKQKEQFGYSLKELTRYNRFLKAIKIIEKETGKQRKVKWFSIIDECGYYDQSQLIHDFKHFINISPAQYLKFQQDICNPKSK is encoded by the coding sequence ATGGAATTACAACCGGAATATAATGAGTTTAGAATTTCAGTTCCTCAGGAATTTGAAAATGTATTTACTCATTTTTATTTTGCTGAAAATACTTCTGAAACATCAGTTACCAAAACCCTTTTACCCACTTATCAGACTATTTTGTTATTCTGTTTTGGAAAAAGTGCCACGATGTCTACACGGGAAAAAACAATCATTAGTGTTGATAAATGTACGGTATTTGGTCCGGCGAGACAATCTTTTGAATATACACTTCCGGCAGGCTGTTCTATTCTTGTAGCAAATTTTAAAGATGATGCATTCTTCAGATTTTTTGGAAAAATATCCATTGAACAGTCGGTAAGACATCCTGACGAACTGCTGGAGGAAAATTGTTTTACAGATCTTTGGTATCAGCTTACACAATTAGATTCAACCGTAGAACAGGTGAATTATATCCTTGATTTCTGCAAACCATATCTGCAAGACCGGGATATCACGGGCCAGCTTTTAAGTAGTTTTGATAACGGTCTTTTAAATCCTGTTAAAGTAATTGCAGAGCAAACCCAACAGACGGAAAGAAACATTCAGCGCAAACAGAAAGAGCAATTTGGATATTCTCTGAAAGAACTTACCCGCTACAACCGCTTTTTAAAAGCAATAAAAATCATTGAAAAGGAAACCGGAAAGCAGCGTAAAGTGAAATGGTTTAGCATCATTGATGAGTGCGGTTATTATGATCAAAGCCAGCTTATTCATGATTTCAAACATTTTATCAACATTTCGCCTGCTCAGTATTTAAAATTCCAGCAGGACATCTGCAATCCAAAGTCCAAATAG
- a CDS encoding GNAT family N-acetyltransferase, giving the protein MKNIISNSQSITIRKGIRKDLPEMLELFTATIDEVCKKDYNSQQLEAWKSGAKNEERWINVISSQYVLIAEGGNQIVGFCTLDEGNYIDLLFVHKDHQHKGIASALYNAIEKEALQQHEKLLTADVSKTARTFFEKKGFQVVQEQTVKVKEIMLTNYKMTKNLIS; this is encoded by the coding sequence ATGAAAAACATTATATCCAATAGTCAAAGTATTACCATCAGAAAAGGGATAAGGAAAGATCTCCCTGAAATGCTGGAGCTTTTTACAGCTACTATAGATGAGGTATGTAAAAAAGACTATAATTCCCAACAGCTCGAAGCATGGAAATCCGGTGCAAAGAATGAAGAGAGATGGATAAATGTGATTAGCAGTCAATATGTTTTAATTGCTGAAGGTGGAAATCAGATCGTGGGTTTTTGCACTCTCGATGAAGGAAATTATATTGATCTGCTTTTTGTACATAAAGATCATCAGCATAAAGGTATTGCATCTGCGCTTTATAATGCAATTGAAAAAGAAGCTCTTCAGCAACATGAGAAACTGCTCACAGCGGATGTAAGCAAAACTGCCAGAACCTTTTTTGAAAAAAAGGGCTTTCAAGTTGTTCAGGAACAGACTGTCAAGGTAAAAGAAATTATGCTTACCAATTATAAAATGACAAAAAACCTCATCTCTTAA
- a CDS encoding TetR/AcrR family transcriptional regulator, with protein MKTKDKILSKALELFNEKGYNNITTRHIAAELSISAGNLHYHFTHSEDIIKILFSELTLKMDELLNHMKKMENKTLDDLYQFTYSTCEIFYSYRFVFINFVDILNQIPEIESRYEGINFSRKEEFQLIFSDLQKSNIFQKDVPHFIVECLTEQIFIIADNWLTHNRLILKLSPKEAIQHYTLLQMNLFYPLLNKEQQKLYEKHYIQ; from the coding sequence ATGAAGACCAAGGATAAAATTCTGTCCAAAGCACTGGAGTTATTTAATGAAAAAGGGTATAACAATATTACCACAAGGCATATTGCGGCTGAACTCAGCATCAGTGCGGGCAATCTGCATTATCATTTCACCCACTCTGAAGACATTATTAAAATCCTTTTCTCAGAACTTACCCTGAAAATGGATGAACTGCTGAACCACATGAAAAAAATGGAGAATAAAACACTGGATGATCTTTATCAGTTTACTTATTCTACCTGTGAAATCTTTTATTCTTATCGTTTTGTATTTATTAATTTTGTAGATATACTCAATCAGATTCCTGAAATAGAATCCAGGTATGAAGGGATCAATTTCAGTAGAAAAGAGGAATTTCAGCTCATCTTTTCAGACCTTCAAAAGAGTAATATTTTTCAGAAAGACGTTCCTCATTTTATCGTAGAATGCCTTACTGAACAAATTTTCATTATTGCAGACAACTGGCTTACCCACAATAGACTTATCTTAAAACTCAGTCCCAAAGAAGCAATACAGCATTATACGCTTCTTCAGATGAATCTTTTTTATCCGCTTCTCAATAAAGAACAGCAAAAACTTTATGAAAAACATTATATCCAATAG
- a CDS encoding serine hydrolase: MIIKKLISFLILCLFLSNTIDAQIHTKGYEKKIDRIIQTEFGNENEPGGVFLITQNGKNLYRKAFGKANLELNVNMIPENVFQIGSMTKQFTAVAILMLEQQGKLNVSDPVSRYLKDYPNGDKITIHHLLTHTSGIKDFTKMKSISSIAQKEMKPEEMVDFFKNEPVDFAPGEKFDYNNSGYVVLGYIIELVSGTSYEDFIKKNIFDKIGMIHSYYASDRKMIPQRAYGYHKKEQGFVNKTVISFSVPFSSGSLMSTVDDMLKWQQALLQNTLLNPEETQKAFQKYKLNNGEEFTYGYGWHLKDINGTPDREHGGSVFGFKSMGVYIPSENIYVIGFSNCDCHSPTEVTRNIAKATLSEIKISSKKP, from the coding sequence ATGATTATTAAAAAACTAATTTCCTTCCTGATATTGTGCCTGTTTTTAAGCAATACAATTGATGCTCAAATCCATACAAAAGGATATGAAAAGAAAATTGACAGAATTATCCAGACAGAATTCGGGAATGAAAATGAGCCTGGCGGTGTTTTCCTGATTACTCAAAATGGAAAGAATCTCTATCGGAAAGCATTTGGAAAAGCTAACCTTGAACTCAACGTCAATATGATACCGGAAAATGTTTTCCAAATCGGATCTATGACTAAACAGTTTACTGCTGTGGCTATTCTGATGTTGGAACAGCAAGGTAAACTTAATGTCAGCGACCCTGTTTCCAGATATCTTAAAGATTATCCTAACGGAGACAAAATTACCATTCATCATCTTCTGACCCACACATCCGGAATTAAAGATTTTACTAAAATGAAATCTATTTCTTCTATTGCCCAAAAAGAGATGAAGCCCGAGGAAATGGTTGATTTTTTCAAAAATGAACCTGTAGATTTTGCTCCCGGAGAAAAGTTTGATTACAACAATTCCGGATACGTAGTTTTAGGCTATATCATTGAACTGGTTTCCGGAACTTCTTATGAAGATTTTATTAAGAAAAATATTTTTGATAAAATAGGAATGATCCATTCTTATTACGCTTCTGACAGAAAAATGATCCCTCAAAGAGCCTATGGTTATCACAAAAAAGAACAGGGATTCGTCAATAAAACTGTTATCAGTTTCAGTGTTCCTTTTTCTTCCGGCTCATTGATGTCTACCGTAGATGATATGCTGAAATGGCAACAGGCTTTACTTCAGAATACCCTGCTGAATCCAGAAGAAACCCAAAAAGCGTTTCAGAAATATAAACTGAACAATGGTGAAGAATTTACCTACGGATATGGATGGCATCTGAAAGATATTAATGGAACACCTGACCGGGAACATGGCGGAAGTGTATTCGGATTTAAAAGCATGGGTGTTTACATTCCCAGCGAAAATATCTATGTGATAGGATTCAGCAACTGCGACTGCCACTCTCCGACTGAAGTTACCAGAAATATTGCGAAAGCGACTCTGAGTGAAATTAAAATCTCATCAAAAAAGCCATAA
- a CDS encoding tetratricopeptide repeat protein, which produces MSTIPLRLENVKKLQAKRWENEDHWDTLNDLLVKELDEILLIEPENTSALVNMGAVYSDMGENETALEYLKKALNLGSKDKNLFVNLAIVLVYMEKHQEEYLEYLEEAEDTIEDPLTFKAYFDPQSH; this is translated from the coding sequence ATGAGTACGATACCACTAAGATTAGAAAACGTAAAAAAACTTCAGGCCAAAAGATGGGAAAATGAAGACCATTGGGATACTTTGAATGATTTATTAGTCAAAGAATTAGATGAAATTTTACTTATTGAGCCTGAAAATACTTCAGCTTTAGTTAATATGGGTGCTGTTTATTCCGATATGGGAGAAAACGAAACGGCTCTGGAGTATCTAAAAAAGGCTTTAAACTTAGGTTCTAAAGATAAAAATCTGTTTGTAAACCTGGCTATTGTACTTGTTTACATGGAGAAACATCAGGAAGAGTATTTAGAATACCTTGAAGAAGCTGAAGATACAATTGAAGATCCACTTACTTTTAAAGCTTATTTTGATCCTCAATCCCATTAA
- a CDS encoding TetR/AcrR family transcriptional regulator: protein MKKEKVRERIIRVASDLFYKQGYNSTGINQIIAEADIAIGSLYNHFSSKNDLLQAYLIKEELDWFEGFENSTSKISDPREKLLTLIDYRKKLQQTSKFAGCHFIKIVSEIGESNSSVSGFAKQHKEKQKNLIKTLVTEYGVQGQLTDVNLTAENIFLLIEGAVVTSTINKQNDSFDQVKKIVQGLLS, encoded by the coding sequence ATGAAAAAGGAAAAAGTACGCGAAAGGATTATCAGGGTAGCTTCAGATTTGTTTTATAAGCAAGGATACAATTCTACAGGAATTAACCAGATTATTGCAGAAGCTGATATCGCTATTGGTTCACTATACAACCATTTTTCATCTAAAAATGATCTTCTTCAGGCGTATCTTATCAAAGAAGAATTGGACTGGTTTGAGGGATTTGAAAATAGTACCTCTAAAATTTCAGACCCGAGAGAAAAACTTCTGACACTCATTGATTACAGAAAGAAATTGCAGCAGACTTCAAAGTTTGCAGGATGTCACTTCATTAAAATTGTCTCCGAAATAGGAGAGAGTAATTCTTCCGTTTCCGGTTTTGCAAAGCAGCATAAAGAAAAACAAAAAAATCTGATTAAAACACTCGTAACAGAATATGGAGTGCAGGGACAACTTACCGATGTCAATTTAACAGCAGAAAATATTTTCCTGTTAATAGAAGGGGCAGTTGTAACATCCACAATCAATAAGCAAAATGATTCTTTTGATCAGGTAAAAAAAATTGTTCAGGGATTACTTTCCTGA
- a CDS encoding M3 family metallopeptidase yields MNILTEKFTTPYHSAPFSNIKNEDYLPAFKELIQKSEAEIDAIINNTETPTFENVIEALAYSGEQLDVVSNIFFNLNSAETSDEIQQIAQEVSPILTEYSSKISQNEALFNKIKKVYDEKENYNLNEEQEMLLNETYKGFVRSGALLNEEDKEKLKKISMDLSLKSLQFGQNVLASTNAYFKHITNKEDLAGIPEAIIDQYAEEAKERNLEGWVVTLQYPSYIPFMTYAENRELRKELALANGKKSFDGGEFDNQNLIKELLNLKQQKAELIGYKNYADFVLEERMAKSPVKVFDFLNELLTKAKPYADKEIEELKSLAKADGIDEMQGYDHAFYAEKLRKQKFDLNDEELKPYFPLNQVQDAVFGLAGKLFGLTFEERNDIPKYHEDVKVYEVKENGIYKSLLYVDYFPRKGKRAGAWMTSYKNQYKQNGENSRPHISIVCNFSKPTKDTPSLLTFQEVTTLFHEFGHALHGMMADTQYPTLSGTSVKWDFVELPSQFLENFCYEPEFLKTFAKHYKTGEVLPDEKIEKIEQSKNFMEGYQTLRQLGFGLLDMNYHTKVGELENESIKDFEDKYTKATTLYPSNSETAMSPSFSHIFQGGYSAGYYSYKWAEVLDADAFQYFKENGIFNPEIAAKYKVLLSSGGTKDPMELYKSFRGSEPKVESLLKRAFG; encoded by the coding sequence ATGAATATTTTAACAGAAAAATTTACCACTCCATATCATTCAGCTCCATTCAGTAACATTAAAAATGAAGATTATCTTCCGGCATTTAAAGAACTGATTCAAAAATCCGAAGCCGAAATTGATGCTATTATCAACAATACTGAGACACCCACTTTCGAAAATGTTATTGAAGCATTGGCATATTCCGGGGAACAGCTGGATGTAGTTTCAAATATTTTTTTCAACTTAAATTCTGCAGAGACCAGCGATGAAATTCAGCAGATTGCACAAGAGGTTTCTCCGATCTTAACGGAATATTCTTCAAAAATATCTCAAAACGAAGCCCTTTTCAACAAAATCAAAAAAGTATATGATGAAAAGGAAAACTATAATCTTAACGAAGAGCAGGAAATGCTTTTAAATGAAACCTACAAAGGTTTTGTAAGAAGCGGAGCTTTACTGAATGAGGAAGACAAAGAAAAATTAAAGAAAATCAGCATGGATCTTTCTTTAAAGTCTTTACAGTTCGGACAGAATGTACTGGCTTCTACGAATGCTTATTTTAAACACATCACCAATAAGGAAGATCTTGCAGGAATTCCGGAAGCCATCATCGATCAATATGCTGAAGAAGCTAAGGAAAGAAACCTTGAAGGCTGGGTAGTAACTTTACAGTATCCAAGCTATATTCCCTTCATGACTTATGCTGAAAACCGTGAGCTAAGAAAGGAATTGGCACTGGCAAATGGTAAAAAGTCTTTTGATGGTGGGGAATTTGACAATCAAAATCTGATCAAAGAACTTCTGAATTTAAAACAACAGAAAGCTGAGCTTATCGGATATAAAAACTATGCGGATTTTGTTCTTGAAGAGAGAATGGCTAAATCTCCAGTAAAAGTTTTTGATTTTTTAAATGAACTTTTAACAAAGGCAAAGCCTTATGCTGATAAAGAAATTGAAGAATTGAAATCTTTGGCAAAAGCTGACGGAATTGACGAAATGCAAGGTTACGATCACGCTTTCTATGCTGAAAAACTTCGTAAGCAGAAATTTGATCTTAATGATGAAGAATTAAAACCTTACTTCCCATTAAATCAGGTACAGGATGCTGTATTCGGGCTGGCTGGAAAACTTTTCGGGCTGACTTTTGAGGAAAGAAATGATATTCCGAAATACCACGAAGATGTAAAAGTATATGAAGTAAAAGAAAACGGAATTTACAAATCTCTGTTATACGTTGATTATTTCCCAAGAAAAGGGAAAAGAGCCGGTGCATGGATGACCAGCTACAAAAACCAATACAAGCAAAACGGCGAAAATTCACGTCCGCATATTTCAATTGTCTGCAACTTCAGCAAACCGACAAAAGATACTCCCAGCTTACTCACGTTCCAGGAAGTGACTACTTTATTCCACGAATTCGGGCATGCTCTTCACGGGATGATGGCAGACACCCAATATCCTACACTATCAGGAACTTCTGTAAAATGGGATTTTGTGGAACTTCCATCTCAGTTTCTGGAAAACTTCTGTTATGAACCTGAGTTCTTAAAAACATTCGCTAAGCATTATAAAACAGGAGAAGTACTTCCTGACGAAAAAATTGAAAAGATAGAACAGTCTAAAAATTTCATGGAAGGTTATCAAACCTTAAGACAGCTAGGATTCGGACTTCTTGATATGAACTATCATACAAAAGTTGGAGAGTTGGAAAATGAAAGTATAAAGGATTTTGAGGATAAATATACCAAAGCGACAACTCTTTATCCTTCCAATTCTGAAACGGCAATGAGCCCAAGTTTTTCCCACATTTTCCAGGGCGGATATTCTGCCGGATACTATTCTTATAAATGGGCAGAAGTTCTGGATGCGGATGCTTTCCAGTATTTCAAAGAAAACGGAATCTTCAATCCTGAGATTGCGGCAAAGTATAAAGTATTGCTTTCTTCCGGTGGGACAAAAGATCCGATGGAACTTTATAAGAGTTTCAGAGGCAGTGAACCGAAAGTAGAGAGTTTATTGAAAAGAGCCTTTGGATAA
- a CDS encoding bifunctional 2-polyprenyl-6-hydroxyphenol methylase/3-demethylubiquinol 3-O-methyltransferase UbiG: MKENKYDNPSFFDQYEKMLRSQIGLEGAGEWHTLKNMLPDFQGKNILDLGCGFGWHCRYAMENGAESVIGIDLSERMLAKAQEINNLEGIQYERKALEDIDYPAEKFDVILSSLTLHYVESFDTIAQHIYKWLSPGGSFVFSVEHPVFTAEGGQDWVYDKNGEKTCWPVDRYFTEGKRNTTFLGENVIKYHRTLTSYLNTLLKQGFKIKEIIEPQPSQEMLKEIPEMKEELRRPMMLLISVEK, translated from the coding sequence ATGAAAGAAAATAAATACGACAATCCGTCATTTTTTGACCAGTATGAAAAAATGCTCCGCTCACAGATAGGATTGGAGGGAGCCGGAGAATGGCATACCCTGAAAAATATGCTGCCTGATTTTCAGGGAAAGAATATTCTTGACCTCGGCTGCGGTTTTGGATGGCACTGCCGTTATGCTATGGAAAATGGCGCAGAATCCGTGATCGGAATTGATCTTTCGGAAAGAATGCTGGCAAAAGCTCAGGAAATCAATAATCTGGAAGGAATTCAATATGAAAGAAAAGCCCTGGAGGATATTGATTATCCCGCTGAAAAATTTGATGTTATATTGAGTTCACTCACATTACATTATGTAGAATCATTCGATACTATTGCTCAGCATATTTACAAATGGCTTAGCCCGGGAGGATCTTTTGTATTTTCAGTGGAACATCCAGTTTTCACGGCAGAAGGCGGTCAGGACTGGGTATATGATAAAAACGGTGAAAAAACTTGTTGGCCTGTAGACCGTTATTTTACGGAAGGAAAAAGAAACACAACTTTTTTAGGAGAAAATGTCATCAAATACCACCGTACTTTAACGTCTTATTTAAATACTTTATTAAAACAGGGTTTTAAAATCAAAGAGATTATTGAACCGCAACCAAGCCAGGAAATGTTGAAAGAAATCCCGGAAATGAAAGAAGAACTCCGCAGACCGATGATGTTGCTAATCTCTGTTGAAAAATAG
- a CDS encoding Crp/Fnr family transcriptional regulator, with product MHDKLLQYIRSDHNFTSEETEAVQQYFEPVVFSKNTVIEKAGKVPHYLYYIVSGYLRLFYNDQNGSEITTHINCPPGFFTSYSDFINGTVSENNVECITDAELLRISKENLDYLTAKSQAMKDFSISVFQQSIAYNENRSRELSALNAEQRYLKLMKEYPEIIQNVPIQYIASFLGMKPESLSRIRRKIIN from the coding sequence ATGCATGACAAGCTTTTACAATACATCCGATCAGACCATAACTTTACCAGTGAAGAAACAGAAGCTGTCCAACAATATTTTGAGCCGGTGGTGTTTTCAAAAAACACTGTGATAGAAAAAGCAGGGAAGGTTCCTCATTATCTTTACTATATTGTTTCAGGCTATCTCAGACTTTTTTATAATGACCAGAACGGCAGTGAGATTACCACTCATATCAATTGTCCACCTGGATTTTTTACTTCATATTCAGATTTTATTAATGGTACAGTTTCTGAAAATAATGTGGAATGCATCACAGACGCTGAACTTTTGAGAATTTCAAAAGAAAACCTGGATTACCTCACTGCCAAAAGTCAGGCAATGAAAGATTTTAGTATTTCAGTTTTTCAACAATCAATTGCTTACAATGAGAACCGTTCGAGAGAATTGTCAGCTTTGAATGCCGAACAGCGCTACCTGAAACTCATGAAAGAATATCCGGAAATTATTCAGAATGTTCCTATTCAGTATATTGCTTCATTTTTAGGAATGAAACCTGAAAGTCTGAGCAGAATTCGGAGAAAAATAATTAACTAA